From a region of the Tenggerimyces flavus genome:
- a CDS encoding ABC transporter ATP-binding protein, whose translation MSSKENKALLRWSVRQEGRRIAVGLAASVALQTAYIAIPWCVAKALDEGITQGDWQTTLRWALVVVAFGVLLMVGEIIRGITMRIAADSVGNKLRMRILGHALRLDAQALDKFGHGDLSMRATRDADLLHFWIYGLSLWAQVITTFVLVGAAIGTLEPMLLLVAGAAVPFLVVLNLVYPKQFGIATGELANAHSARANAVEELLSATVAVRGIGGETALVRRHDEHSAVVTDKTHNTARIAANWASQVPMIPRLAIAAGVGVGGMAVLNGSMTIGGLVAFISWMTTVTIAVAVLVQRLDQRAQALVSAGRIVEILNLRTELAPDAVDDIPPGGRIEAHGVSVTADGRRILDPVSLSAGPGELVAVTGPTGSGKSTLLRVLSWALRPSVGRATYAGIDLASVTPDAARRRITLVPQRPLLLSGTIAENLRLGRTLGDEELQWACEITTIAEDIAEFPDGYETEVGERGTTLSGGQVQRLALARSLLQKCDVLLLDDATSAVDVTTERKILERLRAHAQDTAIVFATHRQAVLDVADRVVTLTLPDEVGPAREEAAQHA comes from the coding sequence ATGAGCTCGAAAGAGAACAAGGCGCTGCTGCGCTGGAGCGTTCGCCAGGAGGGCCGGCGGATCGCGGTCGGCCTGGCCGCCTCGGTGGCACTGCAGACGGCGTACATCGCGATCCCGTGGTGCGTGGCGAAGGCGCTCGACGAGGGCATCACCCAGGGCGACTGGCAGACGACGCTGCGTTGGGCGCTGGTCGTGGTCGCGTTCGGCGTGCTGCTGATGGTCGGCGAGATCATCCGCGGCATCACGATGCGCATCGCCGCGGACAGTGTCGGCAACAAGCTGCGGATGCGCATCCTCGGGCACGCGCTCCGGCTCGACGCGCAGGCGCTGGACAAGTTCGGCCACGGCGACCTGTCCATGCGGGCGACGCGCGACGCCGACCTGCTGCACTTCTGGATCTACGGGCTGTCGCTTTGGGCGCAGGTGATCACGACGTTCGTGCTGGTCGGTGCCGCGATCGGGACGCTCGAGCCCATGCTGCTGCTTGTCGCCGGGGCCGCCGTCCCGTTCCTCGTGGTGCTCAACCTCGTGTACCCGAAGCAGTTCGGCATCGCGACCGGTGAGCTCGCGAACGCGCACAGCGCAAGGGCGAACGCGGTCGAGGAGCTGCTCTCCGCGACGGTCGCCGTCCGCGGCATCGGCGGCGAGACGGCGCTCGTACGCCGGCACGACGAGCACAGCGCGGTCGTGACCGACAAGACCCACAACACCGCGCGGATCGCGGCGAACTGGGCGTCGCAGGTCCCGATGATCCCCCGCCTCGCGATCGCGGCCGGCGTCGGTGTCGGCGGCATGGCGGTGCTCAACGGGTCGATGACGATCGGCGGGCTGGTCGCGTTCATCTCCTGGATGACGACGGTGACGATCGCGGTCGCGGTGCTCGTCCAGCGGCTCGACCAGCGCGCGCAGGCGCTCGTGTCGGCGGGTCGGATCGTCGAAATCCTCAACCTACGAACGGAACTCGCGCCGGACGCCGTCGACGACATCCCGCCCGGCGGCCGCATCGAGGCGCACGGCGTCTCGGTCACCGCGGACGGCCGGCGCATCCTCGACCCGGTCAGCCTCTCTGCCGGGCCGGGCGAGCTCGTCGCTGTCACGGGGCCGACTGGCTCGGGCAAGTCGACGTTGCTCCGCGTTCTCTCCTGGGCGCTGCGGCCTTCTGTCGGGCGCGCGACGTACGCCGGGATCGATCTGGCGTCGGTGACGCCGGATGCCGCGAGGCGACGGATCACGCTCGTTCCTCAACGCCCGTTGCTGTTGTCCGGCACGATCGCGGAGAACCTCCGCCTCGGCCGCACGCTCGGCGACGAGGAACTCCAATGGGCGTGCGAGATCACCACGATCGCCGAGGACATCGCCGAGTTCCCCGACGGGTACGAGACCGAGGTGGGCGAACGTGGCACGACGCTGTCCGGCGGCCAGGTGCAGCGGCTCGCGCTCGCGCGCAGCCTGCTGCAGAAATGCGACGTGCTGCTGCTCGACGACGCGACCTCCGCGGTCGACGTGACGACCGAACGCAAGATCCTCGAACGACTCCGCGCCCACGCTCAAGACACGGCGATCGTGTTCGCGACCCACCGTCAAGCTGTGCTTGACGTGGCGGATCGCGTTGTCACGTTGACGCTTCCCGACGAGGTCGGACCTGCACGCGAGGAGGCGGCTCAGCATGCCTGA
- a CDS encoding ABC transporter substrate-binding protein, protein MQATVDIVAALSRRQLLAGGLVLTAGCAAAPAAPAPPAERTAATDLGPVKVPAAPSRIVCGDFYGAFLVVDLGLRPVGISGTSYAGAGAPYADKLAKVPSIGDYIDPNPEQVAAANPDLILRTIDTERPMYDKLTAIAPTVVISFEGLSLKDVTTKIGTVLGRSPQARDLLRTYDTKAAGIRERHAAALAKLRFAFASPTGSGGWWLYGPEWTDLTALRAAGAQLMPAAAALMKQTQEYSFERLDLLADADVLLVTSGPDGKIAPENAELTKTAMWKRLPAVRAGRVFPIPYGTSSPGTAFTLLDAFDRMLGTLA, encoded by the coding sequence GTGCAGGCCACAGTCGATATCGTCGCGGCGCTGTCCAGGCGACAGCTGCTCGCGGGCGGCCTCGTTCTCACCGCCGGATGCGCCGCCGCGCCGGCCGCACCCGCGCCGCCGGCGGAACGTACGGCGGCGACCGACCTCGGGCCGGTCAAGGTGCCGGCCGCCCCCTCGCGCATCGTCTGCGGGGACTTCTACGGCGCGTTCCTCGTCGTCGATCTGGGCCTGCGCCCGGTCGGCATCTCCGGAACGTCGTACGCCGGAGCGGGCGCCCCGTACGCCGACAAGCTCGCCAAGGTGCCGAGCATCGGCGACTACATCGACCCGAACCCGGAGCAGGTCGCCGCCGCCAACCCGGACCTGATCCTGCGCACGATCGACACCGAGCGGCCGATGTACGACAAGCTCACCGCGATCGCGCCGACCGTGGTGATCTCGTTCGAGGGGCTGTCGCTGAAGGACGTGACGACGAAGATCGGCACCGTGCTCGGCCGGTCGCCGCAGGCTCGAGACCTGCTGCGGACCTACGACACGAAGGCCGCGGGGATCCGGGAGCGGCACGCCGCCGCGCTGGCGAAGCTACGGTTCGCGTTCGCGTCGCCGACGGGTTCCGGCGGGTGGTGGCTGTACGGGCCGGAGTGGACGGACCTGACCGCGCTGCGGGCGGCGGGTGCGCAGCTGATGCCGGCCGCGGCCGCGCTGATGAAGCAGACGCAGGAGTACTCGTTCGAGCGGCTCGACCTGCTCGCGGACGCCGACGTGCTGCTCGTGACGTCGGGGCCGGACGGAAAGATCGCGCCGGAGAACGCCGAGCTGACCAAGACCGCGATGTGGAAGCGGCTGCCGGCGGTGCGGGCCGGGCGCGTGTTCCCGATCCCGTACGGCACGTCCTCGCCCGGCACGGCGTTCACGCTGCTCGACGCCTTCGATCGGATGTTGGGCACGCTGGCGTGA
- a CDS encoding sucrase ferredoxin — translation MTYFGCAAVSQSAGEQRFGKAGMTRGWILVEQPGPWGPNAFAKFPVGLDLLERAREWPVKVTAIRRHGRAAPGDERAAFVVSSSAGWVERVPFSALESLDPSVALADSPPGLGVRHRWPLYLVCTHGSKDTCCAVRGRPLASALAALRPEETWECSHVGGDRFAPNLVCLPHSLFYGHVGPADALGVVEAYERCELAMPFLRGRSGTPEEGQAADFLLRSRLGLLDVDAVGFVGSVEVSEDVFDVDLSVRGAVTRVRVRCRDDGNEPRALTCSAVERHDSWSWEIDSVAELVG, via the coding sequence GTGACGTACTTCGGATGCGCTGCGGTCTCCCAGTCGGCTGGGGAGCAGCGGTTCGGCAAGGCCGGGATGACGCGCGGCTGGATCCTGGTCGAGCAGCCCGGGCCGTGGGGTCCGAACGCCTTCGCGAAGTTCCCCGTCGGCCTCGACCTGCTCGAACGTGCCCGCGAGTGGCCGGTGAAGGTCACGGCGATCCGTCGGCACGGTCGCGCTGCGCCCGGGGACGAGCGTGCCGCGTTCGTCGTGTCGTCGTCCGCGGGATGGGTGGAGCGGGTTCCGTTCTCCGCGTTGGAGTCGCTCGATCCCTCGGTGGCGTTGGCGGATTCCCCACCAGGGTTGGGCGTTCGGCATCGTTGGCCGCTGTATCTCGTCTGCACGCACGGCAGCAAGGACACCTGCTGCGCGGTGCGTGGCCGTCCGCTGGCCTCGGCGCTCGCCGCCCTTCGCCCGGAGGAGACGTGGGAGTGCTCGCATGTCGGCGGCGACAGGTTCGCGCCGAACCTCGTCTGCCTGCCGCACAGCCTCTTCTATGGGCACGTCGGCCCCGCTGACGCGCTGGGCGTCGTCGAGGCGTACGAGCGGTGCGAGCTGGCGATGCCGTTCCTGCGTGGGCGATCCGGGACGCCGGAGGAGGGACAGGCGGCGGACTTCCTGCTGCGGTCGCGTCTCGGGCTGCTGGACGTCGATGCCGTGGGCTTCGTCGGGTCGGTCGAGGTGTCGGAGGACGTGTTCGACGTGGACCTGTCGGTGCGCGGCGCGGTGACGCGGGTCCGCGTACGGTGCCGCGACGACGGCAACGAGCCCCGGGCGCTGACCTGCTCGGCGGTCGAGCGGCACGACTCGTGGAGCTGGGAGATCGACTCCGTCGCAGAGTTGGTGGGTTGA
- the pdxH gene encoding pyridoxamine 5'-phosphate oxidase, with the protein MEEPHRWPDPDLAGLRRSYERGALSEEAVAPDPLDQFRRWLHDALIFGVPEPNAMVLATASASAVPSARTVLLKGVTADGFAFFTNYESGKASDLSSNPQAALVFPWHAMERQVRVTGSVLQLSEEESLAYFRTRPRDSQLSAWASPQSTVVSGRRELDASYASIESRFPEGSDVPLPPFWGGYRVRPAAVEFWQGRHGRLHDRLRYRLESGEWMIERLAP; encoded by the coding sequence GTGGAAGAACCGCACCGCTGGCCCGATCCCGACCTCGCCGGCCTGCGCCGCAGCTACGAGCGCGGCGCGCTGTCCGAAGAGGCCGTCGCGCCGGACCCGCTGGACCAGTTCCGCCGCTGGCTGCACGACGCGCTGATCTTCGGCGTACCGGAGCCGAACGCGATGGTCCTGGCCACCGCGTCCGCCTCCGCCGTCCCGTCGGCGCGAACTGTGCTGCTGAAGGGTGTCACGGCGGACGGGTTCGCGTTCTTCACGAACTACGAGTCCGGCAAGGCGTCCGACCTGTCGTCGAACCCGCAAGCGGCGTTGGTGTTTCCGTGGCACGCGATGGAACGCCAGGTCCGGGTGACGGGTTCGGTTCTGCAGCTGTCGGAGGAGGAGTCGCTCGCGTACTTCCGCACCCGGCCGCGGGACAGCCAGCTCTCGGCCTGGGCGAGCCCGCAGTCGACCGTGGTGTCGGGGCGGCGGGAGCTGGACGCCTCGTACGCGTCGATCGAGTCGCGCTTCCCCGAGGGCTCCGACGTCCCGTTGCCCCCGTTCTGGGGCGGCTACCGGGTGCGACCAGCGGCCGTGGAGTTCTGGCAGGGCCGCCACGGCCGCCTGCACGACCGCCTGCGCTACCGCCTCGAGTCGGGCGAGTGGATGATCGAACGCCTGGCGCCGTAG
- a CDS encoding MarR family winged helix-turn-helix transcriptional regulator, producing the protein MSNNTSQSSDTVPSALVTVEYVMFAAHYLRTTLNAQLAEARTSVPRTRLLTALRGDEPRRMGDVAAMLGVTGRTLTVLTDALEQEGLLTRLADPNDRRATLLALTGAGREQLTCSHQVRMDQSERAVENLTEKERQTLVRLVGKLTGGRTPDCC; encoded by the coding sequence ATGTCCAACAACACGTCTCAGTCCTCGGACACTGTCCCGAGCGCACTGGTGACGGTGGAGTACGTGATGTTCGCGGCGCACTACCTGCGGACCACGTTGAATGCTCAGCTGGCGGAGGCGCGTACGTCCGTGCCCCGGACCCGGCTGCTCACGGCCCTCCGCGGCGACGAGCCCCGCCGGATGGGCGACGTCGCGGCCATGCTCGGCGTCACGGGCCGGACGCTGACCGTTCTGACCGACGCGCTCGAGCAGGAGGGCCTGCTGACCAGGCTGGCCGATCCCAACGATCGCCGCGCCACCCTGCTCGCGCTCACCGGCGCCGGCCGCGAGCAGCTGACGTGCTCGCACCAGGTGCGGATGGACCAGAGCGAACGGGCAGTCGAGAACCTCACCGAGAAGGAACGCCAGACCCTCGTACGTCTCGTGGGCAAGCTCACCGGAGGCCGCACCCCCGACTGCTGCTGA
- a CDS encoding pyridoxamine 5'-phosphate oxidase family protein, which translates to MSATSEISAATVAFLAEKIPVTVGTTRKDGTAKLTTAWYEYRDGEFWLNSWRGSDWLGHIERDGKAELLFVDPTNMWRRVVVRATLIETDDPGGEASIDRLSNRYLGTDYRDRSRQRVLIRLQPVDVRSTIDQS; encoded by the coding sequence ATGTCAGCTACTTCAGAGATCTCCGCGGCCACGGTCGCGTTCCTCGCGGAGAAGATCCCGGTCACCGTGGGCACGACCCGCAAGGACGGGACCGCGAAGCTCACGACGGCCTGGTACGAGTATCGAGACGGCGAGTTCTGGCTGAACAGCTGGCGCGGCTCGGACTGGCTCGGCCACATCGAGCGCGACGGCAAGGCCGAGCTGCTCTTCGTCGACCCGACCAACATGTGGCGCCGGGTGGTCGTACGGGCGACGCTGATCGAGACCGACGACCCGGGCGGCGAGGCGAGCATCGACCGGCTGTCCAACCGCTACCTCGGCACCGACTACCGGGACCGCAGCCGCCAGCGCGTCCTCATCCGCCTCCAGCCCGTGGACGTGCGCAGCACGATCGACCAGTCCTAG
- a CDS encoding DeoR/GlpR family DNA-binding transcription regulator: MNRYERLNAILELVAERGRIDVDTLASELEVSTATIRRDLDHLAQQQFLTRTRGGAVAHSVAYDLPLRYKTARQATEKQRIGKAAADLVGTGMVVGLNGGTTATEVARAIATRTDLRTGPGGRRAVTLVTNAVNIANELTVRPHVKIVVTGGVARPQSYELAGPLATHILEGVSLDLAILGVDAIDPVMGASAHHEGEANINQLMASRARSVVVVADSSKIGGQAFARIRRTEEIDVLITDAGIPDDAARKFEEAGVKVMIV; encoded by the coding sequence ATGAATCGGTACGAACGGCTGAACGCCATCCTGGAGCTCGTCGCCGAACGCGGTCGGATCGACGTCGACACACTCGCCTCGGAGCTCGAGGTCTCGACCGCGACGATCCGGCGCGACCTCGACCACCTCGCCCAGCAGCAGTTCCTCACCCGTACCCGAGGCGGCGCGGTCGCCCACAGTGTGGCGTACGACCTCCCGCTTCGCTACAAGACCGCGCGGCAGGCGACCGAGAAGCAGCGGATCGGCAAGGCGGCGGCGGATCTGGTCGGCACCGGCATGGTGGTCGGCCTCAACGGCGGCACGACCGCGACCGAGGTGGCGCGCGCGATCGCGACCCGGACCGACCTGCGCACCGGCCCCGGCGGGCGGCGCGCGGTGACGCTGGTGACGAACGCGGTGAACATCGCGAACGAGCTGACGGTGCGCCCGCACGTGAAGATCGTCGTGACCGGCGGAGTGGCGCGGCCGCAGTCGTACGAGCTCGCCGGCCCGCTCGCGACGCACATCCTCGAGGGCGTCTCGCTGGACCTCGCGATCCTCGGCGTGGACGCGATCGACCCGGTCATGGGCGCATCGGCCCACCACGAGGGCGAGGCGAACATCAACCAGCTGATGGCCTCGCGCGCCCGTTCGGTCGTGGTGGTGGCGGACTCCTCGAAGATCGGCGGCCAGGCGTTCGCCCGCATCCGGCGGACGGAGGAGATCGACGTGCTGATCACCGACGCCGGCATCCCCGACGACGCTGCGCGCAAGTTCGAGGAAGCCGGCGTGAAGGTGATGATCGTCTAG
- a CDS encoding SIS domain-containing protein, translating to MEFATEEIASQPTSWRQAIDLAAASAEALPRKGERVAVVGCGTSWFMAQAYATLRERAGLGETDAFAASEFPRGRAYDRVVALTRSGTTTEVLGVLRDLKGTVKTLGITADPTTPVMELADQNVVLDFADERSVVQTRFATSALALLRTHLGEDLTNALADVEQTVKEPLPDGATGKQQFTYLGSGWTIGLANEAALKMREASLSWTEAYPAMEYRHGPMSITDESSVVWFLGEPPTGLAEDVERIGALVVHVPDRDPMAELVRIQRLAIEIGAAKGLDPDQPRNLSRSVILPS from the coding sequence GTGGAGTTCGCCACCGAGGAGATCGCCAGCCAGCCGACCAGTTGGCGCCAGGCCATCGACCTGGCCGCCGCCAGCGCCGAGGCCCTCCCGCGGAAGGGGGAACGCGTCGCCGTCGTCGGCTGCGGCACCTCGTGGTTCATGGCCCAGGCGTACGCCACGCTCCGCGAGCGCGCCGGCCTGGGTGAGACCGACGCGTTCGCCGCTTCCGAGTTCCCGCGCGGTCGCGCGTACGACCGGGTCGTCGCGCTGACCAGATCCGGCACGACGACCGAGGTGCTCGGTGTCCTGCGCGATCTCAAGGGCACCGTCAAGACGCTCGGCATCACCGCCGACCCGACGACTCCGGTGATGGAGCTCGCCGACCAGAACGTCGTGCTCGACTTCGCCGACGAGCGTTCGGTCGTGCAGACGAGGTTCGCCACGTCCGCGCTCGCGCTGCTGCGTACGCACCTCGGCGAGGACCTCACCAACGCGCTCGCCGACGTCGAGCAGACTGTCAAGGAGCCCTTGCCGGACGGCGCGACGGGCAAGCAGCAGTTCACCTATCTCGGCTCCGGCTGGACGATCGGGCTCGCCAACGAGGCCGCGCTGAAGATGCGCGAGGCCTCGCTGTCGTGGACCGAGGCGTACCCCGCGATGGAGTACCGTCATGGCCCTATGAGCATCACCGACGAGAGTTCCGTCGTCTGGTTCCTGGGGGAGCCGCCGACCGGTCTCGCCGAGGACGTCGAGCGCATCGGCGCGCTCGTCGTTCACGTTCCGGACCGCGACCCGATGGCCGAGCTCGTCCGCATCCAGCGGCTCGCGATCGAGATCGGCGCGGCGAAGGGGCTCGACCCCGACCAGCCGCGCAACCTCTCCCGCTCCGTCATCCTGCCAAGCTGA